From a single Gimesia fumaroli genomic region:
- a CDS encoding DUF421 domain-containing protein: protein MFTKWITGQWNEIPMVLLSCLVTYSLILVYTRVTGLRSFSKMSASDFVMTLAVGSIFASIISMSTPSVVIGLTALASLFFGQWLLALLRLKFNWFSKLVDNEPLLLMHGRHMLEENLEKANVTRADVYGKLREANALNYDQVLAVIFETTGDISVLHADDPEIKLEPDFFQNVIGSERLLEDHEIETSSLAHVR from the coding sequence ATGTTTACGAAGTGGATTACGGGGCAGTGGAATGAGATTCCGATGGTGCTGTTGTCGTGTCTGGTCACTTACAGTCTGATCCTGGTTTACACCCGCGTGACCGGCCTGCGGAGTTTTTCCAAGATGTCGGCGTCGGACTTTGTGATGACGCTTGCCGTCGGCTCGATATTTGCTTCCATCATCTCAATGTCGACACCCTCAGTCGTGATCGGATTGACGGCGCTGGCCAGTCTGTTTTTCGGGCAATGGCTGTTGGCATTACTCAGGCTGAAATTCAACTGGTTCAGCAAACTGGTCGATAATGAGCCGCTCTTATTGATGCATGGCAGGCACATGCTGGAAGAGAATCTGGAAAAGGCAAATGTCACACGGGCCGACGTCTATGGTAAACTGCGTGAAGCAAACGCACTGAATTATGATCAGGTGCTGGCGGTGATCTTTGAAACGACTGGAGATATTTCAGTGCTGCATGCAGATGATCCAGAGATCAAACTGGAGCCAGACTTTTTTCAAAACGTGATTGGCTCCGAACGTCTGCTGGAAGATCATGAAATCGAAACAAGTTCGCTTGCCCACGTGAGATAA
- a CDS encoding DUF6314 family protein, whose translation MNTNLDLPTLWKQLAAVRSLRFTAQSFDSGSGWNGTGTGTVKVEISPPETMLFHESGLWSQQSGKSLPFTNIYRWCAYPDENRLRLEHLRFGRSNPVFLFDLQQKSDNQWESVEPHVCSEDLYSATLSLENDLLSLDWTVKGKTKNERIAYVYAK comes from the coding sequence ATGAATACGAACTTAGATCTACCAACGCTCTGGAAGCAGTTGGCGGCTGTCAGGTCGCTCAGGTTCACGGCGCAGTCGTTTGATTCGGGCAGTGGCTGGAATGGAACGGGGACTGGCACCGTGAAAGTTGAGATCTCTCCTCCGGAAACGATGTTGTTTCATGAATCGGGACTGTGGTCACAGCAGTCTGGAAAATCGCTCCCGTTTACAAATATCTATCGCTGGTGTGCTTATCCTGACGAGAATCGGTTACGTCTGGAGCACCTGCGGTTCGGAAGATCGAATCCCGTTTTCCTCTTTGATTTACAACAGAAGTCAGACAACCAATGGGAGTCGGTTGAACCTCATGTCTGTAGCGAAGATCTGTATTCTGCCACCCTGAGCCTCGAAAACGACCTGTTGTCACTGGACTGGACGGTCAAAGGTAAAACCAAAAACGAGCGTATCGCTTATGTATACGCTAAGTGA
- a CDS encoding maleylpyruvate isomerase mycothiol-dependent enzyme family protein, giving the protein MSQSPIIATPLLEDVLDELHTLLRSLRPDEWHLPTVSSKRLVRDIVAHLLDGSVRRLSMQRDRYTSPPPNGPNRGETLLDYLNRLNNSWEQATQRLSPNVMIDLLEVADRQYVEFFKSLDPLGQAFFPVAWAGEESSLNWFDVGREYTEKWHHTQQIFLATGRESTITERRLYHPCLDLFLRALPYTFSDKTASEGTSVVIEVTGAAGGRWQIVRTSDRWVPSDASNTDPIVHVTIPQDCAWRVFTKRRTADELLAQFPQIKINGEDALGRTVLEMVSVMA; this is encoded by the coding sequence ATGAGTCAGTCGCCTATCATCGCCACCCCGCTTCTCGAGGATGTCCTCGACGAGTTGCACACCCTTTTGCGATCCCTGAGACCTGATGAATGGCATCTGCCGACCGTATCATCGAAGCGGTTGGTTCGAGATATTGTCGCTCACCTTCTCGATGGCAGTGTGCGGCGACTATCCATGCAGCGAGATCGTTATACTTCGCCACCGCCGAATGGCCCCAATCGGGGTGAAACCTTGCTGGACTATTTGAATAGGCTGAACAACTCATGGGAACAGGCAACTCAGCGGCTCAGCCCTAACGTCATGATCGATCTACTTGAAGTAGCGGATCGGCAATACGTTGAATTTTTCAAAAGCCTCGACCCGTTGGGGCAAGCATTCTTTCCCGTTGCCTGGGCAGGCGAAGAATCTTCTTTGAACTGGTTTGACGTGGGCAGAGAATACACAGAAAAATGGCACCATACACAGCAGATCTTTCTTGCCACGGGGCGAGAGAGCACGATTACTGAAAGAAGACTGTATCACCCGTGCCTGGATCTGTTCCTGCGAGCATTACCTTACACGTTCAGCGACAAAACGGCCTCGGAGGGAACGAGCGTTGTTATCGAAGTGACTGGCGCAGCCGGTGGGCGATGGCAGATTGTTCGGACGAGCGACCGTTGGGTTCCCTCTGACGCAAGCAATACTGACCCGATCGTGCATGTGACCATCCCACAGGATTGTGCCTGGCGCGTATTCACAAAGAGGCGAACGGCTGACGAACTCCTCGCACAGTTTCCCCAGATCAAAATAAATGGTGAAGACGCTTTGGGTCGCACTGTTCTCGAAATGGTTTCAGTCATGGCATAA
- a CDS encoding secondary thiamine-phosphate synthase enzyme YjbQ, which produces MKTLTEELWMDIPNRRQIVSIHDDVEQLVSESGVQDGLVLVNAMHITASVFINDNEPGLHADYDRWLEQLAPFDAGSDPSSGGYLHNRTGEDNADAHHKRQIMGREVVVAITDGQLHLGPWEHIFYYEFDGRRRKRILVKIIGE; this is translated from the coding sequence ATGAAAACACTCACCGAAGAACTCTGGATGGACATCCCCAACCGCCGGCAGATCGTCTCAATTCACGACGACGTCGAACAACTGGTCTCAGAAAGTGGCGTCCAGGATGGCCTCGTGCTCGTCAACGCCATGCACATTACTGCCTCGGTCTTCATCAACGACAATGAGCCGGGTCTGCATGCCGACTACGATCGCTGGCTGGAACAGCTGGCTCCCTTCGATGCGGGCAGTGATCCCAGCTCCGGCGGGTATCTGCACAACCGGACGGGCGAAGACAACGCCGATGCCCACCACAAACGCCAGATCATGGGCCGCGAAGTCGTCGTCGCCATCACCGACGGCCAGCTGCACCTGGGACCGTGGGAACATATTTTTTATTACGAGTTTGACGGCCGTAGACGAAAACGGATATTGGTGAAGATTATCGGGGAGTGA
- a CDS encoding GntR family transcriptional regulator yields MTIQPTQFEVHPSSGVPIYLQIIEQINAMIAGGYLVEGDMLPSVRQMATELGVNPMTISKSYSKLEADEVVGRVRGKGMQVLKSAHSGNPQARMQELKPLMEQAIIRGRQLGLNDEQIQSVVKKLLREYKS; encoded by the coding sequence ATGACGATACAGCCAACACAATTTGAGGTGCACCCTTCTTCGGGAGTACCCATTTATCTGCAAATCATCGAGCAAATTAATGCGATGATAGCAGGCGGATATCTGGTTGAAGGAGACATGCTTCCGAGTGTGCGACAGATGGCGACGGAATTGGGAGTGAACCCGATGACGATTTCCAAGTCCTATTCCAAACTGGAAGCGGACGAGGTTGTAGGGCGTGTGCGAGGCAAGGGAATGCAAGTGCTAAAGTCAGCCCATTCTGGTAACCCTCAAGCGCGCATGCAGGAACTTAAGCCGCTGATGGAGCAGGCCATCATTCGTGGTCGCCAGTTAGGACTCAACGATGAGCAGATTCAATCTGTTGTTAAAAAATTGCTGCGGGAGTACAAATCATGA
- a CDS encoding ABC transporter ATP-binding protein, translating to MNTTIIQVANLHKQFNDNQVLTGLDLKIESGQIVGLLGTNGSGKSTLIKCMLGLLKPTSGTSTVFNESSWDLSATAKSRLGYVSQEFALLPWMTVKATTDYTGAFYEHWDYAYVTRLMKEWNLDENQRVGVLSVGQRQKLAVILALGHHPELLILDEPVASLDPVARRQFLQSLIEFTEDEENTILFSTHITSDLERVASHVVFLEEGKIGFSGELDSLKHQVKRIRISAEQDLPLCLNIPGTLRSQIDGQYALLAVKNFQSEAMETFTKELNATFTVEDLNLEEIFLELSGVSTHAEAEVTV from the coding sequence ATGAATACAACAATCATTCAAGTCGCCAATTTGCACAAACAATTTAATGACAATCAGGTTCTAACGGGCTTAGATCTAAAAATTGAATCGGGGCAGATTGTTGGTTTGCTCGGCACGAATGGTTCCGGGAAGTCCACGCTGATTAAATGTATGCTGGGGCTACTCAAACCGACCTCAGGAACCAGTACGGTTTTTAATGAGAGTTCCTGGGATTTGAGTGCAACTGCGAAGTCGCGCTTAGGCTATGTCTCGCAAGAATTCGCATTGCTTCCCTGGATGACTGTTAAAGCAACGACGGATTATACGGGTGCCTTCTATGAACATTGGGACTATGCCTATGTGACGCGGCTGATGAAAGAATGGAATCTAGACGAGAATCAGCGCGTGGGAGTACTTTCGGTGGGGCAACGTCAAAAGCTGGCAGTGATTCTGGCTCTGGGCCATCATCCTGAGTTACTGATTCTGGATGAGCCAGTGGCCAGTCTCGATCCTGTAGCACGGCGTCAGTTCCTGCAATCTCTCATTGAATTCACCGAAGATGAAGAGAATACGATCCTGTTTTCAACTCATATCACGTCCGACCTTGAGCGTGTTGCATCGCATGTGGTTTTTCTGGAAGAAGGCAAGATTGGTTTCTCAGGTGAATTGGACTCGCTCAAACATCAGGTAAAACGCATTCGTATTTCTGCAGAACAGGACTTACCACTCTGCTTAAATATTCCAGGCACACTTCGCTCACAAATTGACGGCCAATATGCGTTGTTGGCGGTGAAAAATTTTCAATCAGAGGCAATGGAAACGTTTACAAAAGAGTTAAACGCCACGTTTACCGTTGAAGACCTCAATTTAGAAGAGATCTTTCTGGAACTTTCCGGCGTCTCCACTCACGCAGAAGCGGAGGTCACCGTATGA